The following coding sequences lie in one Aspergillus puulaauensis MK2 DNA, chromosome 3, nearly complete sequence genomic window:
- a CDS encoding uncharacterized protein (COG:S;~EggNog:ENOG410PV3N;~antiSMASH:Cluster_3.3) produces the protein MAQGGTQLSLETEGATACRLLRHFTRLSPDQQKELLKPRAFNKWLHNSLDIQKASTARVLAVIRHDTFRYITLDLCETDYGKKFFTWSLLERIVNSKLDHIWVREIKKFLDFGHTIFQHHINDIVSDDWVKILELKPEDWNSQLQVLFFPTSCDNSCGESNSNFPGAFITSLKDYPVLGSSGMPITGESIILSRRPGFLSSLSDIEYQDIWQRLYNIKPSIIPTWHSWYISKRNISSKVISILNHITRWVQPDWVYPERASKELKEFSWANYFTHLLWKTHNKCSTLPQSAYHEQAEVFITKLWDQVKSDPQWCDPCYENLLPVSLPSETFISGGVEMNEYCQRFKLSHWYQVLVLVVVSFPSQLRGSMEPLNDLAKAGDSLSRYSSWGLNICHANFEHNQQLRLLPGLNTPPNHQYIISEGDLFGAIVHYRLLKQALLETHNPGLSSSITTGIQSLDQYKAAVILLKEKAEILNKYGWQAYPDDWNEDLEAFTISQLQRYSKRADICPGFLTTTYPKLFKNPRGIISTKRKEISRDEDQLEKEDNHILKQAKRDRTL, from the exons ATGGCACAAGGTGGAACCCAGTTATCTCTCGAGACAGAGGGTGCTACAGCATGTCGGTTGCTGCGTCATTTTACCAGACTCTCCCCTGATCAGCAGAAGGAATTGCTGAAACCCAGGGCATTTAATAAGTGGCTCCACAATTCTCTGGATATTCAGAAGGCAAGCACGGCACGTGTATTAGCGGTAATCCGGCATGATACCTTCCGATATATTACATTAGATTTATGTGAAACAGACTATggcaagaaattctttacctGGTCTCTTCTCGAACGGATTGTAAATTCTAAACTGGACCAT atatgggttcgcgagattaagaaatttctcgacttcggcCATACTATTTTCCAACATCATATTAATGATATTGTATCTGatgactgggttaagatactagaactcaagccagaagactggaatagtCAATTACAAGTCCTGTTTTTCCCGACGTCTTGTGATAATAGCTGTGGGGAAAGTAACTCCAACTTTCCTGGGGCCTTCATAACTTCCTTGAAGGATTATCCTGTACTAGGCTCTTCAGGTATGCCTATTACTggagaaagtattatactctcccgacgtccaggctttctttcaagtctttcagatattgagtaccaagatatatggcaaaggctttataatataaagccgTCTATTATCCCTACATG GCATTCATGGTATATAAGTAAGAGGAATATTTCATCAAAGGTTATAAGTATCCTGAACCATATTACTCGTTGGGTGCAACCAGACTGGGTTTATCCGGAACGTGCAagtaaggagctgaaggaattttCCTGGGCAAACTACTTCACACACTTATTATGGAAGACCCATAATAAATGTTCTACCTTGCCACAGTCAGCCTACCATGAACAGGCAGAGGTTTTCATTACTAAATTATGGGATCAAGTAAAGTCTGATCCACAATGGTGTGACCCTTGTTATGAAAATCTG cttccggtatctcttccatcagaaacctttatatctggaggtgttgaaatgaATGAATACTGTCAGCGGTTCAAGCTATCACATTGGTATCAGGTCTTagttctggtggtagtatcATTCCCTTCACAATTAAGGGGCTCAATGGAGCCACTAAATGATTTGGCTAAAGCA GGGGACTCTTTATCCCGCTATTCAAGTTGGGGGCTCAACATTTGCCACGCCAATTTCGAGCATAACCAACAGTTAcgcctgcttccaggactgaatactcctccgaatcatcaatatattatttcagaAGGAGACCTATTTGGGGCAATAGTACACTATCGTCTACTAAAACAGGCATTACTTGAAACTCATAATCCtgggttatctagttctataaCAACGGGTATCCAATCCCTG gatcaataCAAGGCCGCGGTTatccttctaaaagaaaaggcagaaattttaaataaatatggatggcaggcatatccagatgattggaatgaagatctggaggcttttactatatctcaattacagagatatagtaaaagagcagatatatGTCCTGGTTTTCTTACCACAACGTATCCAAAACTATTTAAGAACccaagaggtataatatcaaccaagcggaaggaaattagtagggatgaagatcagttagagaaggaggataatCATATCTTAaaacaagcaaagagagacaggactctATAA
- a CDS encoding uncharacterized protein (COG:S;~EggNog:ENOG410PV3N;~antiSMASH:Cluster_3.3), protein MPPKSAGRQTASPKARSRAPQTGLIATEDTTQEKLGDHFLGTLIIDIRRLDRVWSVEQGRNRTISDRQVRQLVSAFQHGIQRYSNRTRLTVTVRKEEFASILQSYIADGVTLEDVENRVKVSRGSEGSFIRYSGLVRPVLRNGQHRVEALLTLLEEQAKLAQQGANDQYGNVIQAPEVKDYCWAIDLYAIDDLDSNLLAALCANSKPVSLQNSEGYTAYYVISKWNVLSAEDQQKLTSSKTEFDSWLYQTFGITPDTTPRIKPILRNDAWKNSCFRYVSTRYGEATFNWALITRMLGTRLDFIWIAEFKKYFHFMSKILGGSENLLHKNDFMKIFSLPAGRPDFHLRLLFFPNTSDYWDGKTPHKRPFALPVEYRSNKALPKLSKPVHVGGANFEHRRPDFMDMLDEKQYVRIFHALRDNRDLECPSWSEWTQLEKHPVKPTCQLLKHILTWVEPTWKFPERANHALQYFHFTTEVKRLMLNEDTDTEIARQFILTILKEVKQETMWRDTVVETELKTLPTNLLDEGKNEDYLQRFTKTCWANIVNLVTHQKADCLRGDMAQFNNKTTLQDQLLPTPTWGNIIVDTNFRDNMMLLKTPALDNPLTRAAFADEGDVFGALIHYRELKRKMLLTLEWGYIIPLGKNSLRPKNLIASMEEYIAAAEVLVELDMALQKVGYNLDRDNFNEDLGSFTLRRDIARPVDTRPEKPGFQDARPLKYKTLEEEYLDEFKRARRQRMNMMVERSGTRKRKRGDPDPTLTTVRTILEMPIPVDIRQLDGNRIDADTHLQATNRIKQKCLEYVNMTDETRATQGTQKWLELKDLYAYYKLQMPEDEMEDLEVEPTPGDDGAAGAETADVDQADQEMPN, encoded by the exons atgccaccaaaaaGTGCCGGGAGGCAGACTGCCTCTCCCAAGGCTAGATCGCGAGCGCCCCAAACCGGTCTTATTGCAACTGAAGATACAACACAGGAAAAACTTGGGGACCACTTCCTGGGAACCTTGATAATCGATATACGCCGCCTTGACCGGGTGTGGTCAGTTGAGCAAGGACGGAACCGAACAATTTCTGACCGTCAAGTTCGCCAACTCGTCAGCGCGTTCCAACACGGAATCCAACGATATTCTAATCGCACACGACTTACTGTGACTGTtcggaaggaggagttcgcaAGCATTCTTCAGTCATATATAGCAGATGGCGTGActttggaggatgtggaaaatagagtcaaagtcagtagaggcagcgag ggatcgtttattagatattccggGCTGGTTCGACCTGTTCTCCGAAATGGTCAACATCGCGTCGAGGCACTTCTTACGTTATtagaggaacaggcgaaaCTTGCACAGCAAGGGGCAAATGATCAGTATGGTAACGTAATTCAAGCGCCTGAAGTCAAG GACTATTGCTGGGCAATCGACTTATATGctattgatgatctggattcgaaTTTACTGGCCGCGCTCTGCGCGAATAGTAAACCCGTCAGCCTTCAAAACTCCGAGGGTTATACTGCATATTATGTCATATCGAAATGGAATGTCCTGTCTGCCGAGGATCAGCAGAAACTAACTTCAAGCAAGACCGAATTTGACAGCTGGCTATATCAAACATTTGGGATCACCCCGGATACCACCCCTCGAATCAAGCCAATTCTCCGTAATGATGCGTGGAAGAATAGTTGTTTTCGTTACGTGTCGACTCGCTATGGCGAGGCGACATTTAATTGGGCCTTGATCACTAGAATGTTGGGAACTCGACTTGATTTC atttGGATCGCCGAATTCAAGAAGTACTTTCATTTCATGTCGAAGATCCTTGGGGGATCGGAAAACCTGCTGCACAAGAATGATTTtatgaagatcttctcccttcctgctggaagacccgACTTTCACTTAcgtcttctattttttccgaACACATCTGATTATTGGGACGGGAAAACCCCGCATAAACGCCCATTTGCCCTCCCGGTTGAATATCGATCGAATAAGGCCCTGCCGAAACTGTCTAAACCAGTCCACGTTGGTGGAGCTAATTTCGAACATCGTCGGCCTGACTTCATGGATatgttggatgagaagcaATACGTCAGGATCTTCCATGCACTTCGTGATAACCGTGACTTGGAGTGTCCTAGTTG GTCGGAATGGACCCAACTTGAGAAGCATCCAGTCAAGCCAACTTGCCAGCTACTAAAGCATATTCTAACATGGGTAGAACCAACATGGAAGTTTCCTGAGCGGGCGAATCACGCACTACAATACTTTCATTTTACAACAGAGGTTAAGCGACTCATGCTTAATGaggatacagatacagagaTTGCCCGGCAGTTCATCCTGACAATTCTTAAGGAGGTTAAACAGGAGACTATGTGGAGAGACACCGTGGTCGAAACAGAg ctcaAGACATTACCGACAAACTTACTGGATGAGGGAAAAAATGAAGACTATCTACAACGATTTACCAAGACTTGTTGGGCCAATATCGTCAACCTGGTGACCCACCAGAAAGCGGACTGCCTCAGGGGTGATATGGCTCAATTCAACAATAAAACAACCCTT caagaccaactcctgccaaccccaacatGGGGAAATATCATTGTTGACACTAATTTTCGTGATAACATGATGTTGCTCaagactccagctcttgaCAACCCGTTGACCCGTGCTGCATTTGCTGACGAGGGGGATGTTTTTGGCGCTTTGATCCACTACCGTGAATTAAAGCGGAAAATGCTCCTGACCCTTGAGTGGGGCTATATCATACCGCTTGGAAAGAATTCCCTTCGTCCGAAAAATTTGATCGCTTCTATG gaggaatacaTAGCTGCGGCTGAAGTGCTTGTAGAACTCGACATGGCATTGCAGAAAGTGGGGTATAACCTCGACCGTGATAACTTCAATGAGGACCTAGGATCATTCACTCTTAGGAGAGATATTGCCCGACCAGTCGATACTCGACCAGAAAAACCAGGTTTTCAAGATGCGCGCCCTCTGAAGTACAAGACATtagaggaagaataccttgatgagttcaaaCGCGCCCGGCGTCAGCGGAtgaacatgatggttgaAAGATCCGGCACTAGAAAACGCAAGAGAGGTGATC CTGACCCCACACTCACGACTGTTCGCACTATCCTCGAGATGCCGATACCCGTTGACATCAGGCAACTGGATGGAAACCGTATCGATGCCGACACGCATCTGCAAGCGACTAACCGAATCAAGCAAAAATGCCTGGAATACGTTAACATGActgacgagactcgagcgacTCAAGGTACCCAGAAATGGTTGGAATTGAAGGATTTATATGCCTATTACAAGCTACAGatgccagaggatgaaatggaagatcttgaagtagaaccgactcctggagatgatggcgcGGCGGGTGCTGAAACGGCGGATGTGGACCAAGCGGATCAGGAGATGCCtaattaa
- a CDS encoding putative NF-X1 finger and helicase domain protein (COG:L;~EggNog:ENOG410PIMX;~InterPro:IPR041677,IPR027417,IPR041679;~PFAM:PF13245,PF13086,PF13087;~antiSMASH:Cluster_3.3;~go_function: GO:0004386 - helicase activity [Evidence IEA]), giving the protein MQEVVQCLAKEGGLRRIQELIERDFSVLPPSAKRRVFAEQMLPFMELITHPSLLASLVLEQAVVTIYNCIFGINARRAAPFLQFVAGAIQLETENDGPAACTYLEVCLSAFWHIVDLNSTAFIQESLQQVAQRFADLLNALHGLDGASGLHQSVHYLERLQRRLNIGLSLPTLLGSSRKVPVNATPVAFVAQKDPPGNRHDNDHADIGKVKIMPTFQEIMSSRTEYLPVKDPRQWHLPGLAGLLDKNFRLLREDTVGQLRDAIHAELRPRAMRDGRRGQTRMHIYKNVLVKQVDLHKLSGLQFLVQFSQPPQVRGMTKQRQEDWWQMSKRLQASAFVCLLDRRGTAVFCTVATPDRPNTKSDAAERKDAMMAGSLTDDVNVASVVLELVEPCESTWQYILDCHGATGNRSAMSLVEFPGILLPSFQPTLLALQKMQKAADIPMSDFIAPSDTSSLSQFIDVPPPLYSVVPGFSFDLKCLMNDGSSLTVEHSQPVDIATLQTKSTLDDAQATALVQSLQRRVALIQGPPGTGKSFTGVALIKVLLANKRKVKKGLGPILCVCYTNHALDQLLEDLLDNNITSQIIRIGSQSKSERLQPLNLRTVAREADKTRMERHDQWSFRTTLDEYGESFQKLKLNSTGSDHALKDYIRKADPLHYQQLFEADAEGFQRQSRQGSHGIVHSWINGGQRSGNTRPLAELANVHVDMMTVSERRLLHAHWSREARMESLSEAQSLLSSHSGIKYSWDRVRDEVDLRCLRTADVIGVTTTGLARNLNMLRRLPSKVLLCEEAGEVLEAHLLTSLLPSLEHVILIGDHQQLRPQIQNYELSRESSSGKAYSLDRSLFERLVEPDDGVGVQIPFCTLETQRRMHPSMSRLVRDTLYPKLQDAPVVSEYPDVMGMRQRLFWLDHRHAEGDSSGQDAIATSHWNDHEIYLTIALVNHLLRQGTYASGDIAVITPYLGQLHRMRRKLAGSYTITLGERDQEDLDNAGFTADTTDSDNKDIIRSSLLQTLRVATIDNFQGEEAKVVVISLVRSNKQNRCGFLRTPNRINVLLSRAKHGMYIIGNSETSRGVDMWNKVINILESEGNIGPGLDLCCPRHPETPITVSEPDDFLQHAPEGGCSLQCGKRLRPYTAQSLVSVHRRDVPIPAQGPVETHARRNARFQCLMLHVFYPVVTSWLLSHAGNRRT; this is encoded by the exons ATGCAAGAGGTCGTCCAGTGCCTCGCGAAGGAGGGCGGCCTGAGACGGATTCAAGAGCTCATTGAGCGGGACTTTTCTGTCTTGCCGCCATCTGCGAAACGACGTGTTTTCGCTGAGCAGATGCTTCCTTTTATGGAGCTCATCACACATCCCAGTCTGTTGGCGTCGTTGGTCTTGGAACAGGCTGTTGTGACTATATACAACTGCATTTTCGGAATCAATGCACGTCGGGCAGCGCCGTTTCTACAGTTTGTGGCAGGCGCGATACAGCTAGAAACAGAGAACGATGGCCCGGCAGCATGTACATATCTTGAGGTATGCTTGTCAGCCTTTTGGCACATCGTTGACTTGAACTCGACGGCCTTTATCCAAGAGTCGCTACAGCAAGTTGCCCAGCGGTTCGCGGACCTCCTTAACGCCCTGCATGGCTTGGACGGCGCCAGTGGCCTTCACCAGTCTGTCCATTACCTCGAGCGGCTCCAGCGCCGACTAAACATTGGACTCTCCTTGCCGACTCTGCTGGGGTCTTCGAGGAAGGTTCCTGTAAATGCCACACCTGTTGCCTTTGTGGCACAGAAAGACCCGCCTGGCAATCGCCACGACAACGACCACGCCGATATTGGGAAGGTTAAGATCATGCCAACCTTCCAGGAGATCATGTCATCACGCACAGAGTATCTCCCGGTAAAGGACCCTCGCCAGTGGCATCTTCCCGGACTGGCTGGACTACTGGACAAGAACTTCCGGCTCCTACGAGAAGACACTGTTGGCCAGCTCAGGGACGCCATTCACGCGGAGCTCCGGCCACGGGCTATGAGAGATGGACGCAGGGGGCAGACCAGAATGCACATTTATAAAAACGTCCTCGTCAAGCAGGTGGACCTTCACAAGCTTTCCGGATTGCAGTTCCTCGTGCAGTTCTCGCAGCCACCACAAGTGCGTGGCATGACGAAACAGAGACAGGAGGACTGGTGGCAGATGTCCAAGCGCCTGCAAGCAAGTGCTTTTGTATGTCTTTTGGATCGCAGAGGGACCGCAGTATTCTGCACGGTAGCGACGCCTGATCGTCCGAATACAAAGTCCGATGCAGCAGAGAGGAAGGACGCAATGATGGCCGGCTCGCTTACGGACGACGTGAATGTGGCTTCGGTCGTGTTAGAGCTGGTCGAGCCCTGTGAGAGTACATGGCAATACATTCTAGACTGCCATGGGGCTACAGGGAACCGGTCTGCAATGTCGCTGGTGGAATTCCCCggcattcttcttccctcgtTTCAGCCCACGCTGCTTGCTTTGCAGAAGATGCAAAAGGCTGCTGATATTCCAATGTCGGATTTCATCGCGCCCAGCGATACGAGCAGCCTGTCGCAGTTCATAGACGTGCCGCCGCCTCTATACTCGGTGGTGCCGGGATTCAGCTTCGATCTAAAGTGTCTCATGAATGACGGGTCGAGTTTAACTGTTGAGCATTCCCAGCCTGTAGATATAGCGACCCTTCAGACGAAGTCCACGCTCGATGATGCCCAAGCAACAGCCCTGGTACAGTCACTCCAGCGGCGAGTCGCTCTCATCCAAGGCCCGCCGGGGACTGGCAAGAGCTTTACTGGAGTGGCATTGATCAAGGTTCTTTTAgcgaacaaaagaaaagtcAAGAAGGGGCTCGGCCCTATTCTCTGCGTGTGCTATACAAATCACGCCCTTGACCAGCTTCTGGAAGACCTGCTggacaacaacatcacctcCCAAATCATCCGCATTGGGTCCCAGTCCAAATCGGAGCGTTTACAGCCGCTGAACCTTCGAACTGTTGCTAGAGAGGCTGATAAGACCCGGATGGAACGGCACGATCAATGGTCCTTCCGCACGACACTCGATGAATACGGAGAGTCTTTccagaagctcaagctcaaTTCCACAGGGTCGGACCATGCCCTGAAAGACTATATTAGAAAAGCTGATCCGTTGCACTACCAGCAGCTTTTTGAGGCGGACGCAGAGGGCTTTCAGAGGCAGTCTAGACAAGGATCTCATGGCATCGTGCACTCATGGATCAACGGGGGACAGCGAAGCGGCAACACGCGTCCGCTGGCTGAGCTGGCCAACGTACATGTGGATATGATGACCGTGTCAGAACGTCGACTTCTGCATGCGCACTGGTCTAGAGAGGCCCGAATGGAATCTCTTTCCGAGGCGCAGTCGCTGCTGTCCTCGCATTCTGGAATAAAATATTCTTGGGATAGAGTACGGGATGAAGTCGACCTCCGGTGCCTTCGGACTGCAGATGTTATTGGCGTCACCACAACAGGTTTGGCCCGGAATCTGAACATGTTGCGTCGTCTGCCGTCAAAGGTGCTCTTATGCGAGGAAGCTGGTGAGGTTCTCGAGGCGCATCTTCTCACTTCGTTGCTGCCTTCTCTAGAACATGTTATCCTCATTGGTGATCACCAGCAACTTCGCCCTCAGATTCAGAACTACGAGCTTTCTAGGGAAAGCAGCTCCGGAAAGGCATACTCCCTGGACCGGTCTCTGTTTGAACGGCTTGTTGAGCCCGATGATGGAGTCGGAGTGCAGATTCCCTTCTGCACTCTAGAGACCCAACGCCGTATGCATCCATCCATGTCTCGTCTAGTTCGTGACACTCTGTACCCTAAGCTTCAGGATGCCCCGGTAGTGTCTGAGTATCCTGACGTTATGGGGATGCGCCAGCGGCTGTTCTGGCTTGATCACCGACATGCAGAGGGCGATTCGTCTGGCCAGGATGCCATTGCAACGTCTCACTGGAACGACCACGAAATATACCTGACGATTGCCTTGGTTAATCATCTTCTCCGGCAAGGTACCTATGCATCTGGGGATATTGCTGTGATTACTCCCTATCTCGGCCAGCTCCACCGTATGCGGCGCAAACTTGCCGGCTCCTATACAATCACTTTGGGGGAAAGGGACCAGGAAGACCTTGATAATGCAGGGTTCACCGCTGATACAACAGACTCGGATAATAAAGACATTATCCGGAGCTCTCTGCTTCAAACCCTCAGAGTTGCGACTATTGATAACttccagggcgaggaggccaAGGTTGTTGTGATTTCCCTAGTAAGAAGCAACAAGCAAAATCGATGCGGTTTCCTCCGTACTCCCAATCGGATCAACGTCCTTCTATCGCGGGCCAAACACGGGATGTATATTATTGGCAACTCAGAAACATCCAGAGGGGTCGACATGTGGAATAAGGTGATCAATATCTTAGAGTCCGAGGGCAATATTGGCCCCGGTTTGGACCTTTGCTGTCCTCGCCATCCGGAGACGCCGATCACAGTATCAGAGCCTGATGACTTTCTACAACACGCCCCAGAGGGAGGCTGTAGCCTGCAGTGTGGCAAGCGGCTTCG GCCGTATACTGCACAGAGCCTTGTCAGCGTCCACAGAAGGGATGTACCCATCCCTGCCCAAGGCCCTGTGGAGACCCATGCCCGAAGAAATGCCAGATTCCAGTGTTTGATGCTGCACGTATTCTACCCTGTGGTCACCTCATGGCTACTCTCCCATGCTGGCAATCGCAGGACCTAA
- a CDS encoding uncharacterized protein (COG:L;~EggNog:ENOG410PIMX;~antiSMASH:Cluster_3.3) — protein MDGQMDFRRHYNMDDEGRPVSIASSLEPFSIDDIQKCATCRGSLRNLARYGRLVRRALLDEATKKFIVYLNQSYIPMAQALPTALSELQNSEGTPKTANIARHLFHSKVQVRIEGPPDHQNRLMANHINKYDKQRWRPLLALRDRISTYRNKVKVEEQPYNQVRNMVEGAHRRNQALGQFDFDEDILQTKGHLQATSLLLRLDTALLADFISLSKKAPGSSERILSVNLAENRKQSRTLINEAISSGRVLQQVEGHIFLAQLCALERQSVADPAKAETLLQEGTESIDQAQSLCDSHSQQIRGLAEEVEGTRNMLRGSTYYTPVTSEERAAVLSAMAREFRGTGHWYYCENGHPFTIGECGGAMQLSTCPECGARVGGQHHQTAAGVTRASDLENGLREMRI, from the coding sequence ATGGATGGCCAAATGGATTTCCGGCGCCATTACAATATGGACGACGAGGGGAGGCCAGTCTCAATTGCCTCGTCTTTGGAGCCGTTCTCGATTGACGACATCCAGAAATGCGCTACATGCCGTGGATCGCTGCGTAACCTCGCTCGTTATGGAAGGCTTGTGAGACGTGCCCTCTTGGACGAGGCGACCAAGAAGTTCATCGTATATCTGAATCAATCATACATACCCATGGCGCAGGCCTTGCCAACGGCTTTGTCCGAGCTACAGAACAGCGAGGGAACGCCAAAGACAGCAAATATAGCCCGGCACCTTTTCCACAGCAAGGTACAGGTGCGAATCGAAGGTCCTCCTGATCATCAAAACCGGCTGATGGCAAACCATATCAACAAATACGATAAGCAGCGGTGGAGGCCCCTGTTAGCCCTTCGGGACAGGATATCCACGTACAGGAACAAGGTCAAAGTCGAGGAACAACCATACAACCAGGTCCGCAACATGGTCGAAGGCGCTCACCGGCGCAACCAAGCCCTAGGACAGTTCGATTTCGACGAAGACATTCTCCAAACAAAGGGCCACCTCCAAGCTacctcccttctcctccgtctgGATACCGCTCTTCTCGCAGACTTCATCTCCCTAAGCAAGAAGGCCCCTGGCAGCAGCGAAAGAATCCTCTCCGTCAACCTAGCAGAGAACAGGAAACAAAGCAGGACACTCATCAACGAGGCTATATCCTCTGGTCGTGTCCTTCAGCAGGTCGAGGGCCATATCTTCCTTGCCCAACTATGCGCCTTGGAACGACAAAGTGTAGCTGACCCCGCGAAAGCAGAGACGCTGTTACAAGAGGGCACAGAGTCCATAGACCAAGCCCAGAGTCTATGTGATAGCCATTCGCAGCAGATACGGGGCCTTGCAGAAGAAGTCGAAGGCACCCGGAATATGCTCCGTGGATCAACGTACTACACGCCTGTGACGAGCGAGGAACGCGCAGCCGTTCTGTCTGCCATGGCGCGCGAGTTCCGGGGGACAGGACACTGGTATTATTGCGAGAACGGGCATCCGTTTACCATTGGGGAGTGTGGCGGGGCGATGCAATTGTCGACGTGTCCGGAATGTGGTGCGCGGGTTGGGGGCCAGCATCATCAGACGGCTGCTGGGGTGACCAGGGCCAGTGATTTGGAGAATGGGCTGAGGGAGATGCGTATATGA
- a CDS encoding uncharacterized protein (antiSMASH:Cluster_3.3), with the protein MDNAPSHVAGLIQHAHMPAARLAMTVHHAVNALRRAMYSVGIRDVHRNVLIHVHLALYLNVFRPAHIVYVQCLARHLATTSLARGDVRKP; encoded by the coding sequence ATGGACAATGCTCCCAGCCATGTGGCCGGCCTTATTCAACATGCGCACATGCCTGCAGCGCGCCTTGCCATGACGGTACACCATGCGGTGAATGCACTGCGCCGTGCGATGTACAGTGTGGGCATTCGAGATGTCCACAGAAATGTTCTGATCCATGTCCACCTTGCGCTGTATCTCAATGTCTTTCGTCCTGCCCACATAGTATATGTTCAATGCCTTGCGCGGCACCTTGCAACCACGTCCCTTGCTCGCGGCGATGTGAGAAAGCCCTAA